In one window of Allorhodopirellula heiligendammensis DNA:
- a CDS encoding M56 family metallopeptidase — MMFAAQTIVSNVLIASLIGGLAWSVGRSGRRAVLAHLLWVAFLIKLITPPLLQLRILPSQAGPAMDMDWWIGLGVLWLAGFAFFVARGLVRSIRFHLLIKREGTSDPEATAFVASLLADSRRASAPEVVRLPLRLSPMLFGFALRPVIVCPESLWAILSDPERHAFLAHETAHYHRHDHWVRWLEWLVGCIYWWFPGVHLAHRQLERHEEACCDAWAVARLNSTPRQYAEALLRVVDFISEHSIGMPRLANGMRPTDSLEERIRLLMCARGLEHATAPLNMAVGIGCVALMLVHPAERRIRTFRVDSLATHQLGADTLEPSIASSASGSQSLMIVPEPLPGTPRGFWNQPPPRRWANIPLSLPGAHLVADVDHGIRVDGGRYPTISFSNSDVSAIAEIPSTQRVVIGTAAGNLRLWDLTAGMPVSLIGKHASGVTSVAYHPTHGLVSGDSSGTVNRWDLQSGQILASWSGSDSGVQSIRYAADGKTMMILSGGWRHCGTEQTARLVDSRSLALIQSWPVHGPAAVVLERPECGWVAVDWSGHVRRLETETLAAMLSKDDVSSLVLSQDTHPNAEVLP; from the coding sequence ATGATGTTCGCCGCGCAGACGATTGTTAGCAATGTTTTGATTGCTTCACTGATCGGCGGGCTCGCGTGGAGCGTGGGTCGCTCAGGTCGGCGAGCGGTTCTGGCGCACCTGCTATGGGTCGCCTTTCTGATCAAACTGATCACTCCACCCCTGCTGCAATTGCGGATTCTGCCCAGTCAGGCGGGCCCGGCGATGGACATGGATTGGTGGATTGGTCTGGGCGTTCTCTGGCTGGCAGGATTCGCCTTCTTCGTCGCGCGTGGCCTGGTCCGTTCGATACGTTTTCATCTGCTGATCAAGCGAGAAGGAACTTCCGATCCGGAAGCCACTGCGTTCGTCGCCTCGCTGTTGGCCGACAGTCGACGAGCGAGTGCCCCCGAAGTCGTACGACTGCCGCTGCGTCTATCCCCCATGTTGTTCGGCTTCGCGCTGCGTCCTGTCATCGTCTGTCCGGAGTCGCTATGGGCCATTTTGTCAGATCCCGAGCGGCACGCATTCTTGGCACACGAAACCGCTCACTACCATCGCCACGATCATTGGGTTCGCTGGCTGGAATGGTTGGTCGGGTGCATCTATTGGTGGTTCCCAGGTGTCCATCTCGCTCATCGCCAACTCGAGCGGCATGAGGAAGCTTGTTGTGATGCCTGGGCGGTCGCACGACTGAACTCAACGCCGCGTCAATACGCCGAAGCGCTGTTGCGGGTGGTCGATTTTATCAGCGAACACTCGATCGGAATGCCGCGACTCGCCAACGGTATGCGTCCAACCGATTCGCTGGAAGAACGCATCCGGTTACTGATGTGCGCAAGAGGGCTCGAGCATGCCACCGCGCCGCTGAACATGGCCGTGGGAATTGGATGTGTGGCTCTGATGCTGGTCCATCCTGCTGAGCGACGGATCCGAACCTTTCGCGTCGACTCGCTCGCGACGCACCAGCTTGGTGCCGACACGTTGGAACCATCGATCGCCAGCTCGGCGTCAGGAAGCCAGTCGTTGATGATCGTGCCAGAACCCTTGCCGGGAACGCCACGTGGATTTTGGAACCAACCACCGCCGCGCCGCTGGGCGAACATTCCTCTTAGCCTGCCGGGTGCTCATTTGGTCGCCGATGTCGATCATGGCATCCGCGTCGATGGCGGTCGCTACCCCACGATTTCGTTCTCAAACTCAGACGTGTCTGCAATCGCAGAAATACCGTCGACACAGCGGGTCGTGATCGGCACCGCCGCAGGCAATCTTCGCCTATGGGATCTAACTGCGGGCATGCCAGTCTCGCTGATTGGCAAGCATGCCAGCGGGGTCACAAGCGTGGCCTACCATCCGACCCATGGATTGGTCTCTGGCGATTCATCGGGGACCGTCAACCGCTGGGATCTGCAGTCCGGACAGATTCTGGCCAGCTGGTCTGGTTCAGATTCCGGCGTTCAATCAATCCGCTATGCCGCTGACGGCAAAACGATGATGATTCTTTCAGGCGGATGGCGTCACTGTGGAACCGAGCAAACCGCTCGTCTTGTCGACAGTCGATCGCTCGCGCTCATCCAATCGTGGCCCGTCCACGGTCCAGCGGCAGTCGTGCTCGAACGGCCCGAGTGCGGTTGGGTGGCAGTCGATTGGTCGGGGCACGTCCGCCGACTGGAAACCGAAACGCTCGCGGCCATGCTGTCCAAAGACGACGTTTCGTCCCTGGTTTTGTCCCAGGACACTCATCCCAACGCCGAGGTTCTACCGTGA
- a CDS encoding BlaI/MecI/CopY family transcriptional regulator — MVKTTKEPTAAELAILEQLWEHGPSSVKTLSQSLYGASTPSDIATVQKLLSRLEAKKHVERDRNEWPHLFHAVVAREELINQRLQTTADELCDGTMSSLLNHLVGSKKFTSTQRDHLRKLLDELDAQ; from the coding sequence ATGGTAAAAACCACCAAAGAACCCACCGCTGCGGAGCTGGCGATTCTGGAGCAACTGTGGGAACATGGCCCGTCAAGTGTGAAGACCCTTTCGCAATCTTTGTACGGTGCCTCCACACCATCGGATATTGCGACCGTGCAAAAACTCCTGTCGCGTCTGGAAGCGAAAAAGCATGTGGAACGGGATCGGAACGAGTGGCCACATCTTTTTCATGCCGTCGTCGCACGTGAAGAGTTAATTAACCAGCGATTGCAAACGACTGCCGACGAGCTGTGCGATGGAACGATGTCGTCGCTATTGAACCACTTGGTCGGTTCGAAAAAATTCACCTCGACCCAGCGCGACCATCTTCGCAAACTACTCGATGAGTTAGACGCCCAATGA
- a CDS encoding DUF4175 family protein translates to MSTSPVSIPPVSWEVAERFHSLRRRYFAVDTAIATVLAGIMIGCLWLLLAAGDYVWEWSQRVRMIGLAGGGLVIFAWWIRRLIAGFIGTRERPFANRLEHVFGDFGQRIRTVLDTVEGRVQGPQAMLAALGHQTLGRWETLTPTTLIPSRALVIGGCGLLFVSMAAVCTFFASNQWRTALLRSLGMNLPYTTMTVSPEDTRVLEGSDVSVSLELQGRLDRDVVLRYRDVPVVDAPVAAETDSQSESESAWVETELSPTESRPELFQLNLGKTNRAIEYQFLTSIGDTRVYRIDVQPLIEAQHIEVTVQPPAYTQLEQRKFGTADVAVLQSSDVQVVIETNHPLGRAQLEIGPKASRLQSVSIAAGDDPTLWTFSLPSDDSLVWRFSGDGRDETPMKPVTGRVRVRQDAAPRIAWRDPYDEIRVQPLAELPMRAQIADDYGVTSAGIVFQIGDNDEYVLTDWDVSTQDSREAALTTRLRLEEILPLESFALSERDYISYYAFAVDNRDPHPQRAESDIRYIDIRPLRQFFGEIELEPGTGGGRILVQLDELIRRQRFLINRTRRMGGRSSIDLASQLGTLDRMVSSQSELAGLTRFLTEFLVSRGNDDVEALNQAESAMLQAADSLAAASFDLALAQEEDALRSLAEARRTLEIFFIKNPTAAQQRAMQQFSRQMQQKLRRERSATEQELADELEQIAAAQSQLGQQAQRMTSPPTGKGSAGQMTSSNATATDGSGLGQTSGNPSAAPTSGESQTASDETIPTDQSDAEQASPADNESSTAANEAMENGGVDQLSQQERRDELFAAELDLLERLSAIEERIQDRLTDSPLLRQRMQDAQKALDGLALSARDGSLESFATDSQDATDQLREMGFQLDAIAAPEPVNRVSALRDMTTSLANMEPELADQRRELSEDTQRLGRQLQRRAETIEDVLKAPISAGDVEGSEVSDYLAEFIEENGFLEQLDATQSAAQEVLQDTPGGKSLIDDEGYERARAYADAALQLDTLYRQLVEPRLARLKAIEKRANALAQALGKGGKAAEQTPEAKAEAGVLERELEQEGMSELAETLAGKPPGGGSSDVTDPEPGDGSGAGRFSVADQHTLAGRANTVVRELRRRIQEMILLEVSTDRDAPVPVQYRSAVDQYFRAISDDNGEMTGTLTP, encoded by the coding sequence ATGAGTACCTCTCCGGTTTCTATCCCTCCAGTCTCCTGGGAAGTCGCTGAGCGTTTTCACTCCCTGCGGCGACGTTACTTTGCTGTCGACACCGCCATTGCAACCGTCTTGGCTGGGATCATGATCGGCTGTCTCTGGCTGCTGCTGGCTGCGGGCGACTATGTTTGGGAGTGGTCCCAGCGAGTACGCATGATTGGACTCGCCGGGGGAGGTCTCGTGATTTTTGCATGGTGGATCCGCCGCCTGATAGCTGGGTTTATCGGCACGCGTGAACGTCCTTTTGCCAACCGGCTCGAACACGTCTTCGGTGACTTTGGACAGCGCATTCGAACCGTACTCGATACCGTCGAGGGTCGCGTTCAAGGACCGCAAGCCATGCTAGCGGCCCTGGGGCATCAAACCCTCGGCCGCTGGGAAACCCTCACACCCACCACGCTGATCCCATCGAGAGCCTTGGTGATCGGTGGCTGCGGTCTGCTGTTCGTGTCGATGGCGGCTGTGTGTACGTTCTTTGCCAGTAACCAATGGCGAACAGCCTTGTTGCGCTCGCTCGGGATGAATCTTCCTTATACGACGATGACGGTTAGTCCAGAAGATACGCGTGTGCTCGAAGGCAGTGACGTCAGCGTGTCCTTGGAACTACAGGGGCGGCTCGATCGCGATGTGGTTCTGCGATATCGAGATGTGCCGGTAGTAGACGCTCCAGTTGCCGCCGAGACCGATAGTCAATCCGAGTCCGAATCGGCTTGGGTGGAAACAGAGCTGTCACCCACGGAATCCAGACCGGAGCTGTTCCAACTCAACTTGGGCAAGACGAATCGTGCAATTGAATATCAGTTTCTGACCAGTATCGGTGATACGCGCGTCTATCGCATCGATGTTCAACCACTCATCGAGGCCCAGCACATCGAAGTTACGGTGCAACCTCCCGCATATACGCAATTGGAGCAGCGAAAGTTTGGGACTGCAGATGTCGCCGTCTTGCAATCTTCCGATGTGCAAGTCGTCATTGAAACCAATCACCCACTCGGTCGAGCCCAGCTCGAGATCGGCCCCAAGGCTTCTCGATTGCAAAGTGTGTCAATTGCTGCAGGTGACGATCCCACACTCTGGACGTTTTCCCTGCCGAGCGACGATTCATTGGTATGGAGATTCTCAGGTGATGGTCGAGATGAAACGCCAATGAAGCCCGTAACAGGAAGGGTGCGTGTTCGCCAAGACGCGGCACCGCGAATTGCCTGGCGTGATCCTTACGACGAAATCCGCGTCCAGCCCTTGGCAGAGTTGCCGATGCGAGCGCAGATTGCTGACGACTATGGCGTGACGTCGGCGGGGATCGTATTTCAGATCGGCGACAACGATGAGTATGTCTTGACCGATTGGGACGTGTCGACACAAGACTCTAGAGAGGCTGCCCTCACGACTCGTTTGCGATTGGAAGAGATCCTGCCGCTGGAATCCTTCGCCTTATCAGAGCGAGACTACATCAGCTACTACGCGTTCGCCGTTGATAATCGAGACCCGCATCCGCAGCGTGCTGAGAGCGATATTCGCTACATCGACATTCGCCCGCTGCGCCAATTTTTCGGAGAGATAGAACTTGAGCCGGGAACGGGCGGCGGTCGCATTCTCGTCCAGTTAGACGAACTGATTCGGCGGCAGCGTTTTCTGATCAATCGAACGCGACGAATGGGGGGTCGGTCCAGCATCGACTTGGCGTCGCAACTCGGCACGCTCGATCGAATGGTCTCCAGTCAGAGTGAGCTGGCTGGATTAACGCGGTTCCTCACTGAGTTCCTCGTGTCACGGGGCAACGACGATGTGGAGGCTCTCAATCAGGCCGAGTCGGCGATGCTGCAAGCGGCCGACTCACTCGCGGCGGCGAGCTTTGATCTCGCCCTCGCACAGGAGGAAGACGCGCTCCGCTCACTCGCCGAAGCACGACGAACTCTGGAGATCTTTTTCATTAAAAACCCCACTGCCGCACAGCAACGTGCAATGCAGCAGTTCTCGCGTCAGATGCAACAGAAGCTTCGCCGAGAGCGAAGTGCGACTGAGCAGGAATTGGCCGACGAACTCGAACAGATCGCCGCGGCCCAGTCCCAACTGGGTCAACAGGCGCAGCGGATGACATCCCCTCCAACCGGAAAGGGATCAGCAGGCCAGATGACGAGTTCCAACGCCACCGCAACCGATGGCAGCGGACTAGGCCAGACTTCCGGTAATCCATCCGCTGCACCAACCTCAGGCGAGTCACAGACAGCAAGTGACGAAACGATACCGACCGATCAATCGGATGCCGAGCAAGCCTCACCAGCCGATAACGAGAGTAGCACCGCAGCCAACGAGGCGATGGAGAACGGCGGGGTTGACCAACTCAGCCAACAAGAACGTCGCGATGAATTGTTTGCGGCTGAGCTGGATCTGCTCGAACGTCTGAGTGCAATTGAGGAACGAATTCAAGATCGGCTGACGGACTCGCCGTTACTACGACAACGCATGCAGGACGCGCAAAAAGCACTCGATGGACTGGCACTGTCCGCTCGTGACGGATCACTCGAGTCGTTCGCCACCGATAGTCAGGATGCTACCGATCAACTGCGCGAGATGGGCTTTCAGCTCGATGCCATCGCGGCCCCCGAACCGGTGAATCGAGTCTCGGCGCTACGTGACATGACAACGTCACTTGCCAACATGGAACCGGAACTTGCCGATCAGCGTCGGGAGTTGAGCGAAGACACCCAACGGCTCGGTCGTCAGCTCCAACGACGTGCCGAGACGATCGAAGACGTGTTGAAGGCGCCCATCAGTGCGGGCGATGTCGAAGGCAGTGAGGTTAGCGACTACCTCGCCGAATTCATCGAGGAGAACGGCTTCCTCGAACAACTTGATGCGACCCAATCGGCCGCGCAGGAGGTACTGCAGGATACGCCTGGCGGTAAATCGCTCATAGACGATGAGGGCTACGAGCGAGCTCGTGCGTACGCTGACGCGGCTCTGCAACTTGATACGTTGTATCGCCAACTGGTCGAGCCCCGATTGGCGCGACTCAAGGCAATTGAAAAACGTGCTAACGCACTCGCCCAAGCACTGGGCAAGGGTGGAAAGGCTGCTGAGCAAACGCCCGAAGCCAAGGCGGAAGCGGGCGTCCTGGAACGAGAACTGGAGCAAGAAGGGATGAGCGAACTGGCCGAAACGTTAGCAGGTAAACCGCCCGGCGGTGGAAGTAGCGATGTCACCGATCCGGAGCCCGGTGACGGATCTGGGGCCGGCCGGTTTTCAGTTGCTGACCAGCATACGCTCGCTGGGAGGGCAAATACGGTGGTGCGCGAACTGCGGCGTAGAATCCAGGAAATGATTTTATTGGAAGTCTCCACGGATCGCGATGCGCCCGTTCCGGTGCAGTATCGGAGCGCCGTCGATCAATACTTTCGCGCCATCTCGGACGACAACGGAGAGATGACAGGAACCCTGACGCCATGA
- a CDS encoding BatA domain-containing protein: protein MNFIQTGFLIGSATVAIPLIIHLLNRWQVRRVELGTMRFLNEVIRDGAQRRRIRRWLLLLTRMALVALLACLFARPFLPGRSQRDGDHLQIVLIDRSASMGMPGNSGRVIDDALTAAADGVAEYGEGATVLWAWFDGQVEPLPASTTRPTVPRALDGDTNYQAAVEWARDRIGAFPESLAEVMIVTDLQQSGLAMAPSASESLGFSDNVPVRIVDVGRAAANNLAITQFAPLQTRLDTKTASRFGATLFNFGNLPQEEVPMVVSASNGTRQVRLKKSISVPSGQAEDVQFDLGNLDAGLWQVTASIDVADDLAADNRRLTAVQVAQPLNLLVIDGGAAEDGSNSASYYLAAALGRQSSPPSSIEGDAARESAPPSRFAVEVLFLEDQSMSSLDGHQYPLVVVSDAGALSAQLIADLESYVSGGGRLLVFAGDAVDTATLDAWNQSKLVPGTLRLPQPSGVTPFRIKTLATRTEMLSPFADPQHGDLTRLAFRKLLPVSVADQTKVLARFDGDRPAMTRQPVGQGSVVWFLSSADSSWSNWTTNPLYLPLVQQMAGDLLNLTGEGPIRFRRIGEPLDFERPSRLVVTQAALNPASPPIAEPVFEHAGFEQQPHALYVINGSSRESDPTRMEASALANHFGLNLADATNRPQSQSVATRKPNELWPWLAAAACVLLIGEFALANRTVS from the coding sequence ATGAACTTCATCCAAACGGGATTCTTGATCGGCTCGGCCACCGTTGCCATTCCACTGATCATCCATCTATTGAATCGTTGGCAGGTACGACGCGTTGAGCTCGGAACGATGCGATTCCTGAACGAAGTCATTCGCGATGGCGCGCAGCGTCGACGGATCCGTCGCTGGCTGCTGCTGCTGACGCGGATGGCGTTGGTGGCCCTCCTGGCATGCTTATTCGCACGACCGTTTCTGCCTGGAAGATCCCAGCGTGATGGCGACCACTTGCAGATTGTTCTCATTGATCGCTCGGCGAGTATGGGAATGCCTGGCAATAGTGGCCGCGTGATTGACGATGCTCTGACCGCGGCTGCCGATGGCGTTGCCGAATATGGCGAGGGAGCCACGGTGTTGTGGGCTTGGTTTGATGGCCAGGTCGAGCCATTGCCTGCGTCAACGACGCGGCCGACAGTCCCGCGTGCTCTCGACGGCGATACCAATTACCAGGCCGCAGTCGAGTGGGCTCGGGACCGGATCGGAGCCTTCCCAGAATCACTGGCGGAGGTCATGATCGTCACCGACCTCCAGCAGAGCGGCCTCGCCATGGCTCCATCGGCTAGCGAGTCGCTGGGGTTTTCTGACAACGTTCCTGTTCGCATTGTCGATGTCGGTCGGGCTGCGGCAAACAATTTGGCGATTACCCAGTTTGCACCGCTCCAAACGCGGTTGGACACCAAAACAGCCAGTCGCTTCGGCGCCACATTGTTTAATTTTGGCAACCTCCCTCAAGAAGAGGTGCCGATGGTGGTGTCAGCATCCAATGGCACTCGTCAGGTCCGCTTGAAAAAGTCGATCAGTGTGCCCAGCGGCCAAGCCGAAGATGTTCAATTTGATTTAGGAAACTTGGATGCAGGATTGTGGCAGGTCACCGCCTCGATCGACGTGGCCGATGACTTGGCCGCCGACAATCGCCGATTGACCGCCGTACAAGTCGCCCAACCGCTGAACTTGCTGGTCATCGATGGAGGGGCCGCCGAGGACGGTTCAAACTCCGCGAGTTACTACTTGGCCGCTGCGCTCGGCCGGCAATCGAGCCCACCATCGAGCATTGAGGGAGACGCTGCCCGTGAATCCGCTCCACCGAGTCGCTTTGCGGTCGAGGTGCTGTTCTTAGAAGATCAATCAATGTCGAGCTTGGACGGGCACCAGTATCCGCTGGTAGTGGTCTCCGACGCTGGGGCCCTATCGGCCCAGTTGATCGCGGACCTGGAATCGTACGTCAGTGGAGGTGGTCGACTGTTGGTATTCGCTGGCGACGCTGTCGACACCGCGACGCTGGACGCATGGAATCAATCTAAGTTGGTGCCCGGCACGCTGCGGCTACCGCAGCCCAGCGGCGTGACCCCATTCCGCATCAAGACCCTAGCAACTCGCACCGAGATGCTATCACCCTTTGCGGATCCTCAGCACGGCGACTTGACTCGGTTGGCATTTCGAAAGCTACTCCCTGTCAGCGTCGCGGATCAAACCAAAGTCCTGGCGAGATTTGATGGTGATCGACCTGCGATGACCCGACAACCTGTCGGACAAGGGAGTGTCGTGTGGTTTCTGTCCAGTGCCGATTCAAGTTGGAGTAACTGGACGACCAATCCGTTGTATCTACCGCTGGTACAACAGATGGCGGGCGACCTTTTGAATCTCACCGGAGAGGGCCCCATTCGATTTCGTCGCATCGGGGAGCCACTCGATTTTGAACGACCTTCCCGGTTGGTAGTAACCCAGGCGGCCCTCAATCCAGCGTCACCACCAATCGCGGAACCTGTTTTTGAACATGCCGGTTTCGAGCAACAGCCCCACGCGCTGTACGTCATCAATGGATCGTCGCGTGAATCGGATCCAACGCGTATGGAAGCGTCCGCGTTGGCAAACCACTTTGGTCTCAACCTTGCTGATGCCACGAATCGACCTCAGAGCCAATCGGTCGCAACGCGAAAACCAAATGAGTTGTGGCCATGGCTGGCTGCTGCCGCCTGTGTGTTATTGATTGGCGAATTCGCGCTCGCAAATCGAACGGTGTCATGA
- a CDS encoding DUF58 domain-containing protein produces MKSSPQTTAPNWLRPDELARLSSLELRARGVVEGFLQGLHRSPFVGYSVEFSSHRRYGPGDDLRHVNWKVFARQRKLYVKEFDAETNLNLYLLVDASRSMQCKIDGAMTKYEYAATLAAAMAFLALKQRDAVALGLMDDGVRQYLDPSVKPGRWEDCLRMLAQTPERPVTELAKSLEQAAAVARHRGIVIVLSDMVDDVAGIQRGLQQLRHRGHEVVLFHILDPFERYLAKQGRVRVLDMEGSADVTTDVESIRGDYLHRIEQWCDELEDVCRHQGVDRLELTTDQPPTGALVDYLVRRTR; encoded by the coding sequence ATGAAATCCTCTCCGCAAACAACGGCACCGAACTGGCTGCGGCCCGATGAACTGGCACGACTCAGTTCGTTGGAATTGCGCGCGCGGGGTGTGGTGGAAGGTTTTCTGCAGGGTCTCCACCGCAGTCCATTCGTGGGCTACAGCGTCGAGTTCTCGTCACATCGTCGCTATGGTCCCGGCGACGATTTGCGGCACGTCAATTGGAAAGTATTCGCCCGTCAACGCAAGCTGTACGTCAAAGAATTCGATGCCGAGACCAATTTAAATCTGTACCTGCTCGTCGATGCCAGTCGTTCGATGCAGTGCAAAATTGATGGAGCGATGACCAAGTATGAATATGCCGCCACACTCGCTGCCGCGATGGCATTCCTGGCGCTGAAACAACGCGATGCTGTGGCCTTGGGTTTGATGGACGATGGCGTCCGACAGTATCTCGATCCGTCGGTCAAACCAGGACGTTGGGAGGACTGCCTGAGGATGCTGGCGCAGACGCCCGAGCGTCCCGTCACGGAACTCGCCAAGTCGCTCGAGCAGGCCGCTGCGGTTGCCCGCCATCGAGGCATCGTGATTGTGTTGAGCGACATGGTCGACGACGTCGCTGGGATCCAACGCGGACTGCAGCAATTGCGGCATCGCGGCCATGAGGTTGTTTTGTTTCATATCCTCGATCCGTTCGAGCGTTATCTCGCCAAACAGGGTCGTGTGCGGGTGCTAGATATGGAAGGGAGCGCCGACGTGACAACGGATGTGGAGAGCATCCGCGGCGATTACCTCCACCGGATCGAGCAGTGGTGCGATGAGCTGGAGGACGTATGCCGACACCAGGGCGTCGATCGCTTGGAGCTGACCACGGACCAGCCGCCAACAGGTGCCTTGGTCGACTACCTAGTGAGGCGGACTCGATAG
- a CDS encoding AAA family ATPase: MSTTMNSTVNHDKQLLEEVEKLREARRQLREEVAKVIVGQQDVVDLLLLALLCRGHVLLHGVPGLGKTLMARTLSQTLDLKFKRVQFTPDLMPSDITGTDVMEELESGGYRLKFVPGPIFTNFLLADEINRTPPKTQAALLQAMQEREVSIGNTTYSLDPPFFVVATQNPIEMEGTYPLPEAQVDRFMFNIRVGYPTVQEEAEIIRGTTGTDISSPAAVLESADLLKLQGIVRSVPVADDVVMYAARLVNASRPVKNSGDSQSRVDMVSKYVTYGASPRAGQSLILAGKARAVLEGRYHVDFEDVRALAHPVLRHRLVLNFHGRADNVDSDDVVDALLENVKDEVAGR, translated from the coding sequence ATGAGCACCACGATGAACTCGACCGTCAACCATGACAAGCAACTGCTCGAGGAGGTCGAAAAACTTCGTGAAGCGCGACGGCAACTGCGTGAGGAGGTCGCCAAAGTCATCGTCGGCCAACAGGATGTTGTCGACCTACTGTTGCTCGCACTGCTCTGTCGAGGTCACGTTTTACTGCACGGTGTCCCGGGACTGGGTAAGACCCTGATGGCCCGGACGCTGTCGCAAACCTTGGATCTGAAATTCAAACGAGTTCAGTTCACGCCCGACCTGATGCCATCGGACATCACCGGTACCGACGTGATGGAGGAATTAGAGAGCGGTGGGTATCGACTCAAATTTGTCCCCGGCCCGATCTTTACCAATTTCTTACTCGCCGACGAGATCAACCGCACGCCTCCCAAAACCCAAGCCGCGCTGCTGCAGGCGATGCAGGAAAGGGAGGTGAGTATCGGCAATACGACCTATTCGCTTGATCCACCGTTCTTCGTTGTCGCGACGCAGAACCCAATTGAGATGGAGGGCACCTACCCCTTGCCAGAGGCCCAGGTTGACCGCTTCATGTTCAACATCCGCGTGGGATATCCCACGGTCCAGGAGGAGGCCGAAATCATCCGAGGGACGACGGGTACCGACATCTCATCACCCGCCGCAGTGCTGGAGTCGGCCGACCTTTTGAAACTTCAGGGGATCGTCCGGAGTGTGCCGGTGGCGGACGATGTGGTCATGTACGCGGCCCGATTGGTCAACGCCAGCCGACCGGTGAAAAACTCTGGCGACTCCCAGTCGCGTGTCGACATGGTTAGCAAGTATGTCACCTATGGGGCGAGTCCCCGAGCGGGGCAATCGCTGATCCTCGCAGGGAAAGCTCGCGCCGTGCTCGAAGGCCGCTATCACGTCGACTTCGAAGACGTCCGGGCGCTGGCGCATCCCGTCCTACGGCACCGGTTGGTGCTGAATTTTCACGGCCGGGCCGACAATGTGGATTCAGATGACGTGGTCGATGCGCTGCTAGAGAATGTCAAAGACGAAGTAGCGGGTCGATGA